In Candidatus Polarisedimenticolia bacterium, the sequence CCCGCCCCCTACATCGACGCCCTCACCCGCCTGCAGGACCACATCGAACCGTTCTCCTTCGGCGAGGTCGAGCGCATCGTCTCCGAGGAGCTGGGGATGCGCATGTCGCGGGCCTTCCAGGAATTCGACCCGACCCCCACGGCGGCGGCGTCCCTCGGGCAGGTGCACCGCGCCAAGCTGCGCAGCGGGCGCCCCGTGGCAGTCAAGGTGCAGCGCCCCGGCATCCGCGAGCAGATCCTCAAGGACCTGGAGTTCCTCGAGGGGATGGCCGAGTTCCTCGCCAGGCACACCGAGTTCGGGCAGCGCCTCGGAGTGGAGGAGATGCTCGACGAGTTCCGCCGCAGCCTGCTGCGCGAGCTGGACTACCGGATGGAGGCGCGCCACCTCGCCGTGATCGGGGCCAACCTGAAGCATCTCCCGCGCATCGTCATCCCCGCGCCGGTGGACGATTACGTCACCGCCCGCATCCTGACGATGGATTTCATCGCCGGGACCAAGATCACCGACCTGACGCCCCTGGCCTTCGTGGAGCTCGACCGCGCGGCGCTCGCCGAGGTGCTCTGCGAGGCCTACCTGCAGCAGATCCTTGTGGACGGCTTCTTCCACGCCGACCCGCACCCCGGCAACGTCTTCCTCACCGAGGACGACCGCATCGCGCTGCTGGACCTCGGGGGAGTGGCGCAGATCCCCCCGCGCATGCAGGACGATCTGATCAAGCTGCTGCTGGCATCCAGCGAAGGGCAGGGAGAGGAGGCGGCCCAGTGCTTCCTGAAGCTCGCCCAGCCGGTCGGCGAGGCGCGCCCGGACGACGTGCGCCCCCGCATCGCCGAGGCGATCGCCCGCTTCCGCCAGGTCGGCCTGGGACAGGTCTCGATGGGGAAGGTGCTGCTCGACGCGGGGCGCGTCGCCCTGGACGCCGGCTACCGCCTGCCGCACGAGCTGACGCTGCTCAGCAAGACCCTGCTGAACCTGGACCAGATCACCCGGTTCCTGGACCCGGAGTTCGACCCCAACGCCGCCATCCGCCGGCACGCCGCCGACATGATGCGCCGCAAGATGCTCCAGTCCCTCTCCCCCGGCCGGCTGTTCGCCGGCGCTCTGGAGATGAAGGAGTTCGCCGAGAAGCTCCCCGGCCGCGTCAACCGCCTGCTCGACGCCGTCTCGGAGAACAAGGTGCAGATCCGAATTAAGGCGATCGACGAGGCCCTCCTGATGGAAGGCCTCCAGAAGATCGCCAACCGCGTCACCTTAGGGCTGGTGATCTCGGCCCTGATCGTCGGCGCCGCCCTGCTCGTCCGGGTCGAGACGTCTTTCAAGATCTTCGGCTACCCCGGCCTCGCCATCCTGCTCTTCCTGACCGCCGGCGTCAGCGCCATCGTGCTCGTGTGGAATATCCTGCTGCGGGATCTCGTGATGCGCCGTGGGAAGTTGCGTGCGCTCAAGCAAGGTGGGAAGCGGTAGGTTCGGGGTACATTTAGCTGGAGGACTTATCAGGAGGCCACAGTTAGGCGGCCCCCTGGGTCAACTAAAGATGCAAGTACACT encodes:
- a CDS encoding AarF/UbiB family protein, with translation MTNLLKIENLSRYKDFARLWIKYGGKGILAGSRYDDAFELKFDTPEASPAGSAAPSSAGPQPVDDLAAKGKQLAADLEAMGPTYIKVGQFLSQRPDLLPAPYIDALTRLQDHIEPFSFGEVERIVSEELGMRMSRAFQEFDPTPTAAASLGQVHRAKLRSGRPVAVKVQRPGIREQILKDLEFLEGMAEFLARHTEFGQRLGVEEMLDEFRRSLLRELDYRMEARHLAVIGANLKHLPRIVIPAPVDDYVTARILTMDFIAGTKITDLTPLAFVELDRAALAEVLCEAYLQQILVDGFFHADPHPGNVFLTEDDRIALLDLGGVAQIPPRMQDDLIKLLLASSEGQGEEAAQCFLKLAQPVGEARPDDVRPRIAEAIARFRQVGLGQVSMGKVLLDAGRVALDAGYRLPHELTLLSKTLLNLDQITRFLDPEFDPNAAIRRHAADMMRRKMLQSLSPGRLFAGALEMKEFAEKLPGRVNRLLDAVSENKVQIRIKAIDEALLMEGLQKIANRVTLGLVISALIVGAALLVRVETSFKIFGYPGLAILLFLTAGVSAIVLVWNILLRDLVMRRGKLRALKQGGKR